The following proteins are encoded in a genomic region of Maribacter hydrothermalis:
- a CDS encoding endonuclease/exonuclease/phosphatase family protein, with protein MKIATFNIQNLFHRDKSLVEQPIGKCITDWIEELDMLMRKSSKLLSEQERIRELSFLLGFEKTTPLPYAVMRRKAGLLYLKGIHHSAEPRAGHLTNWNGWIELQTKPISPTSTDNKAQVIADVNADILLLQEVEDRASLEEFNQKVLPKFNCKPYSHTFVIQSSDKQGLEIAILLREGYSLQTIKTHLIGGHSDLFQQLVEYEISSPSSEEIYILVSNLVKQTDDLEIAHTIRKSQVESIARIYKNLIAKGKTKVIIAGTFNTPSYCDSLSPLFQNTDVKDITKHFSFEVATDEGDDASYFRLGAYRMGVNIKQNDYLLFSPALFDSMQDSGLNRKAMWPIKKPQWSTYKEVTSKYNAASEHPMVWGKLIL; from the coding sequence ATGAAAATAGCAACATTTAATATTCAGAATTTATTTCATCGGGACAAAAGTCTTGTTGAACAACCTATTGGAAAATGTATTACAGATTGGATTGAGGAGCTAGATATGTTAATGCGGAAGTCAAGTAAATTACTATCTGAACAAGAACGGATTAGGGAATTATCTTTCTTACTAGGGTTTGAAAAAACAACTCCTCTGCCCTATGCAGTAATGAGACGTAAAGCCGGATTATTATATTTAAAAGGCATTCATCATTCCGCTGAGCCAAGAGCGGGGCATTTGACTAATTGGAACGGATGGATAGAGTTACAAACCAAGCCAATTTCACCAACTTCCACTGATAACAAAGCCCAGGTAATTGCCGATGTTAATGCAGATATTCTATTGCTGCAAGAGGTAGAAGACAGAGCATCACTAGAAGAGTTTAACCAAAAGGTTTTACCTAAATTTAATTGCAAACCATACAGCCATACCTTCGTTATACAGAGCAGTGATAAACAGGGTTTAGAAATTGCCATTTTACTTCGCGAAGGTTATTCTTTACAAACAATAAAAACTCATTTAATTGGAGGGCATAGCGACTTGTTTCAACAACTTGTTGAATATGAAATCAGCTCACCTAGCTCAGAGGAGATATATATTTTAGTATCGAATCTAGTTAAACAAACCGACGACCTAGAAATAGCGCATACGATTCGGAAGAGCCAGGTTGAAAGCATTGCTAGAATCTATAAAAACTTGATTGCTAAGGGGAAGACTAAAGTTATTATTGCAGGAACATTCAATACACCCTCTTATTGCGATTCATTATCACCACTATTTCAAAATACCGATGTAAAAGACATTACCAAACATTTCTCATTTGAAGTAGCAACTGATGAGGGAGATGATGCATCTTACTTTCGTTTAGGTGCATATAGAATGGGTGTAAACATTAAGCAGAATGATTATTTACTATTTTCTCCAGCGCTCTTTGATAGTATGCAAGACAGCGGATTAAATCGCAAAGCGATGTGGCCGATTAAAAAACCACAATGGTCTACGTATAAAGAAGTCACAAGTAAGTATAATGCTGCTAGTGAGCATCCGATGGTTTGGGGGAAATTGATACTTTAA
- a CDS encoding N-acetylmuramoyl-L-alanine amidase family protein translates to MNFLKFVIAGIIFGTFLSFYYGQNSDKLIIVIDPGHGGIDSGAVGVNGVLEKDIVLSIAKRIDSLNANLFDDRFEIYLTRYHDTLITLGDRTELAIRLNAAIFISLHCNQASNKNANGIEVYVDERHKRYSKSSFRLANIMQRELNDNLGFKSRGVKTANFQVLRENTDNCPAVLLELGYLSSVDEAEHLINEEKHIGIALVILESIIKNR, encoded by the coding sequence ATGAACTTTTTAAAATTTGTTATTGCTGGGATTATTTTCGGAACCTTTTTATCATTTTATTATGGTCAAAATTCTGATAAACTTATCATAGTAATTGACCCTGGTCATGGAGGAATAGACTCAGGTGCAGTGGGTGTAAATGGAGTTTTGGAAAAGGATATCGTTTTAAGTATTGCGAAAAGGATAGATAGTTTAAATGCGAATCTATTTGACGACCGATTTGAAATCTATTTGACTAGATATCATGATACACTAATAACCTTAGGAGATAGAACCGAACTGGCTATAAGGCTTAATGCTGCTATTTTTATATCGCTGCATTGTAACCAAGCCAGTAACAAGAATGCCAATGGCATTGAGGTTTATGTAGATGAAAGACATAAACGTTATTCCAAATCTTCGTTTAGATTGGCAAACATTATGCAACGTGAGTTGAATGATAATCTTGGTTTTAAAAGTAGGGGAGTGAAAACAGCAAATTTTCAAGTGCTGCGGGAAAATACCGATAATTGTCCAGCAGTATTATTAGAGTTGGGGTATTTGTCCTCTGTTGATGAAGCCGAGCATTTGATCAATGAAGAAAAACATATCGGTATTGCTCTTGTAATATTAGAATCGATTATTAAAAACAGATAG
- a CDS encoding ATP-binding protein, with amino-acid sequence MTKKTKFTLEEVFTPSQPASYTFVERKSVDSRLDRALRTPGKQIIVYGYSGVGKTTLLTNKFKSQNISTIITRCVSGMTLADIVKDAFNQLEVFFVSQADKLEGNKIGGDISASYFGIKASISAEVRDDNKLTIKRAVELPITPQTLAKYIGESNNCWVIEDFHKIKSDDKILLAQIMKVFMDSSVDYPKLKIIAIGAVNTAREVVQFDPEMKNRISEIEVPLMSNDNLASIIEVGEKLLNIVIPSNVSNKIIAYSSGLPAVTHQLGLLVCELNNVLKTHVSPKALEIKINTFDAALDEFLAENSDTYKAIYESAIKVVHKRKSENPKDILKAILASNKENVTVSDIKETLQLQDRNYKGNNLKKYVDELTLPTRSEILRLNKNSNSYYFANPFIKAYCQCTLRSGVVNPATLLKEFRITLNRELEIARQAFIRDFEE; translated from the coding sequence ATGACGAAAAAAACAAAATTTACCCTTGAAGAGGTTTTTACTCCTAGTCAACCCGCTAGTTATACTTTTGTAGAAAGAAAATCTGTTGATAGTAGGTTAGATAGAGCTCTTAGAACACCAGGTAAGCAAATTATTGTTTATGGTTATTCTGGAGTTGGGAAAACCACTCTATTGACAAATAAATTTAAATCTCAAAACATCTCAACTATTATTACACGGTGTGTTAGTGGAATGACGTTAGCTGATATAGTTAAAGATGCATTTAATCAGCTAGAAGTTTTCTTTGTTTCTCAAGCTGATAAATTAGAAGGTAACAAAATTGGCGGTGATATTAGCGCATCATATTTCGGCATCAAGGCATCCATATCCGCTGAAGTCCGGGATGATAATAAGCTAACTATAAAAAGAGCAGTTGAATTGCCTATCACCCCTCAAACTTTGGCCAAATATATTGGGGAATCAAATAATTGCTGGGTAATTGAAGATTTTCATAAAATTAAATCTGATGATAAAATACTTTTAGCTCAAATAATGAAAGTATTTATGGATTCTTCAGTAGACTACCCTAAATTGAAAATTATAGCAATTGGTGCTGTCAACACTGCGCGAGAAGTTGTTCAATTTGATCCAGAAATGAAAAATCGTATTTCTGAAATAGAAGTACCTTTAATGAGCAACGATAATTTGGCTAGTATTATAGAAGTAGGCGAGAAATTGCTAAATATTGTTATTCCTTCAAATGTTTCAAACAAGATTATTGCATATTCCAGTGGACTTCCAGCAGTAACTCATCAGTTAGGCTTACTTGTTTGCGAGTTAAACAACGTCCTTAAAACACATGTTTCTCCCAAGGCTTTAGAGATAAAAATAAATACTTTTGATGCTGCGTTGGACGAATTTTTGGCTGAAAACTCGGATACTTATAAAGCAATATATGAAAGTGCTATCAAAGTAGTCCATAAAAGAAAGTCGGAAAACCCGAAAGATATTTTGAAAGCAATTCTAGCTTCCAATAAGGAAAATGTAACTGTATCCGATATTAAAGAAACTTTGCAGCTACAAGATAGAAATTATAAGGGTAACAATCTGAAGAAATATGTTGACGAGTTAACTTTGCCAACACGGTCGGAAATTCTTAGGTTAAATAAAAATTCAAACTCGTATTATTTTGCAAACCCATTTATAAAAGCATATTGCCAATGTACCTTGAGAAGTGGAGTGGTTAATCCAGCAACCTTACTTAAGGAATTTAGAATCACACTAAATAGAGAACTTGAAATTGCTCGGCAAGCCTTTATAAGAGATTTTGAAGAATAA
- a CDS encoding alpha/beta hydrolase, which produces MKKYILYITVIFFYFLGFSQESITKVSITTSETLEFYSEELEETRKLNVYLPLGYDKNDSKAYPVIYLLDGSVNDGFTYISGLAQFCASTLKTMPESIIVGIVNVDRTRDYTYPSRNQDDIIHFSTSGKSGKFIAFIDKELLPLITEKYNTNEHRTIIGQAFGGLLATEILLTKTELFDNYILISPSLWWDNAFLVTANTANILPKTKIYMAVWNRDPLSLKAVAKLMAQLRLTNKLHPEKSLALTYDIIKDNDHGNVVRTAMNNSFKSIK; this is translated from the coding sequence ATGAAAAAGTATATACTCTATATAACTGTAATCTTCTTTTACTTTTTAGGATTTTCTCAAGAGTCAATTACTAAAGTATCAATTACCACCAGTGAAACTTTAGAATTTTATTCTGAAGAACTTGAAGAAACTCGAAAATTGAACGTTTACTTGCCCCTAGGCTATGATAAGAATGATAGCAAAGCATATCCAGTTATCTATCTATTAGACGGTTCAGTCAACGATGGTTTTACCTATATCTCTGGGTTAGCCCAATTTTGTGCTAGTACATTAAAAACAATGCCTGAATCGATTATAGTGGGAATTGTCAATGTCGATAGAACTAGGGATTATACCTACCCAAGTCGGAATCAAGATGATATCATTCATTTTTCGACTTCAGGAAAGTCTGGTAAGTTTATCGCTTTTATTGATAAGGAGCTACTGCCTCTCATTACAGAAAAATATAATACCAATGAACATAGGACAATCATTGGTCAAGCGTTTGGGGGATTATTAGCAACAGAAATTTTGCTTACAAAAACTGAATTATTTGATAATTACATTCTAATAAGTCCAAGTCTCTGGTGGGATAATGCTTTTTTAGTTACCGCCAACACCGCTAATATATTACCAAAAACTAAAATTTACATGGCAGTTTGGAATCGGGACCCTCTTTCTCTAAAGGCCGTAGCTAAACTAATGGCACAATTAAGATTGACTAATAAGTTGCACCCTGAAAAATCTTTGGCTCTTACTTATGATATTATTAAAGACAATGATCATGGCAATGTAGTTCGTACGGCAATGAATAATTCGTTTAAATCAATAAAATAA
- a CDS encoding aminotransferase-like domain-containing protein: MKNVNGTFLYMKIANSIERQINDGVLRLGDKLPSIRVLHKEYGVSISTVQEAYYYLESKSLISSRPKSGYFVIHDKNCILRSPKTTNPPQEKVSKDACDLFSNFYQNTRRHGVVNFAWALPAPELLPIAKLKKSLHETIREVADGGTNYDTIEGSVDLRRQIAQRTLLWGGNLSEKDVVITSGCINALSLAFMAITEPGDTIVVESPVYFGVLQLANQLGLNIIELPTCPIDGMDIDALRTTLKYKKVSAILIVTNFNNPIGSIMPDENKKKLVKLLEQYQVPLIEDDIYGDLYFGKNRPSTCKYYDESGLVIWCSSFSKTLAPGYRIGWVAPGRYMDKILKLKRYHSIATNSIFQNAIYNFLVNGRYDHHLRKLRTTYCSNSHKILRGIKKYFPEDTLVSNPKGGFLIWIELNEKVDTQKLHERANKYDIDFCPGRMFTLQNQYNNCLRLSFGMLWDEKVERALQKIGELANEMINEAEEIEVLSN, from the coding sequence ATGAAAAATGTAAACGGCACTTTTCTGTATATGAAAATTGCGAATAGTATCGAACGACAAATTAATGATGGGGTTCTTAGATTGGGAGATAAGCTTCCATCGATAAGGGTATTGCATAAAGAGTATGGGGTAAGTATCAGTACCGTGCAAGAGGCCTATTACTATTTAGAATCTAAAAGTTTAATTTCCTCAAGACCAAAATCTGGATATTTCGTTATACACGATAAAAATTGCATTCTTAGAAGCCCTAAAACAACCAATCCGCCTCAAGAAAAAGTTTCGAAAGACGCCTGTGATCTTTTTTCCAATTTTTATCAAAATACTCGTCGTCATGGGGTAGTTAACTTTGCTTGGGCACTACCGGCACCAGAACTCTTACCCATTGCTAAACTCAAAAAATCTCTTCATGAAACAATAAGGGAAGTTGCAGATGGAGGCACTAATTATGACACAATAGAAGGAAGTGTTGATTTAAGACGCCAAATAGCGCAAAGAACATTGTTATGGGGAGGAAACCTATCCGAAAAAGACGTGGTTATCACTTCAGGATGTATAAATGCATTGTCTTTAGCATTCATGGCAATCACTGAGCCAGGAGATACTATAGTTGTAGAAAGCCCCGTATATTTTGGGGTTTTACAATTAGCGAACCAACTTGGACTGAATATAATAGAATTACCAACATGCCCTATTGATGGTATGGATATAGATGCTTTGCGCACTACATTAAAATACAAAAAAGTAAGTGCAATTCTTATCGTCACAAATTTTAATAACCCAATAGGGAGTATCATGCCAGATGAAAACAAAAAGAAATTAGTGAAATTATTAGAACAATATCAAGTTCCTTTGATTGAAGATGATATTTATGGAGACCTTTACTTTGGCAAAAATCGTCCAAGTACCTGTAAGTACTATGATGAAAGTGGTTTGGTTATTTGGTGTAGCTCTTTTTCTAAAACACTGGCCCCTGGTTATAGAATTGGCTGGGTTGCTCCGGGCCGGTATATGGATAAAATATTAAAACTTAAACGCTATCATTCCATAGCAACGAATTCAATATTTCAGAATGCCATTTATAATTTTTTGGTAAACGGAAGATATGACCACCATTTACGTAAGCTTAGAACAACCTACTGCTCAAATAGCCACAAAATTCTGCGAGGAATTAAGAAGTATTTTCCTGAAGATACTTTAGTAAGTAATCCAAAAGGAGGGTTTTTAATTTGGATTGAACTTAATGAAAAAGTGGACACCCAAAAATTACATGAAAGGGCCAACAAATATGATATCGATTTTTGCCCAGGTAGGATGTTCACCTTACAAAACCAGTATAATAATTGCTTAAGGCTCAGTTTTGGCATGTTATGGGATGAAAAAGTGGAGCGTGCACTTCAAAAAATAGGAGAGTTGGCAAATGAAATGATTAATGAAGCTGAAGAAATCGAGGTCCTTAGCAATTAA
- a CDS encoding TraG family conjugative transposon ATPase: protein MNKINLASNYPIININKNVVFANNGNVVVCFKGTLPEIYSLSEKDFEDMHGAWFQAIKSLSTGCVIHKQDIYLRQKYTSQELPNTTFLEIATHEHFKGREYIDHQSYLFFILTKNNALNNSKFVNPFRDVSKQVIRDADETVASFISAVSDAVSFLNNSRKINYTAIEAKAIHRLTHDYFNGFNSGFDTDIILDKSNITIGENYFDVLAVNSELCFSESVQTSKTNERFTTDDFVFHQGFIDGLGLTLNENHIVNQIIYLDDKHKWRKQLDKKVEELNKSSNFGSQNKVVLSKIQHILKQINADDQTRVIRGHLNIIYWDKEAHQLEKIASKIKTEFKELDINPYYPKGEERKNYILNSYCCFSANFSDDDLYVTDLKHALCLFINNSNYKSDATGIIFNDRVHNTPILKDVWDESKKRIKARNFAIFAPTGEGKSFLANNILRQYFESGVRLVIIDLGGSYTKFAKLYPENYTVLRYESGKNLGINPFFISDINDLTPERLEDLSVFLFELFASDIKVTKAQSVSVKKILRHYYESTSIDHSLDGFYKFIENHQTSLLKELKIHPDYFNVTSFLHVMSEYVGDGLYSFLFEVSEDQTYKIEDKRLIVFELDEVKDNKEILSVMLKLIKSAIQRTIWKNRAEKGIILFDEFAKQLKFDNVLESVEFYYQAIRKQNGSIGIILQSINQLPNNSTSASILENTQVIYSLNNEKGYDELQKRLNLSSHDLNQLKSIKNNLTGPRKYTEMFIKIGKESNIFRLEVPKEVYAAYLTDGKENDAIMALFKKHNCMEKAINEFIQTEY, encoded by the coding sequence ATGAATAAGATAAACTTGGCATCAAACTATCCTATTATAAACATCAATAAGAATGTGGTGTTTGCCAATAACGGCAATGTAGTAGTATGTTTTAAAGGCACTCTCCCAGAAATATATTCCCTATCAGAAAAGGATTTTGAAGATATGCATGGCGCGTGGTTTCAGGCTATTAAATCATTATCGACAGGGTGTGTTATTCATAAGCAAGATATTTATCTCAGACAAAAGTATACCTCTCAAGAACTGCCCAATACCACCTTTCTAGAAATAGCTACACATGAGCATTTTAAAGGTCGAGAGTATATAGATCATCAAAGCTATCTATTCTTTATTTTGACCAAAAACAATGCGTTAAACAATAGCAAATTCGTCAATCCATTTCGTGATGTTTCTAAACAAGTTATTCGTGATGCAGATGAAACCGTAGCAAGTTTCATTAGCGCTGTAAGTGACGCTGTTTCTTTTCTAAACAATAGTCGTAAAATAAATTATACCGCAATTGAAGCAAAAGCTATACACAGACTAACGCATGACTATTTCAATGGATTTAATTCAGGTTTTGATACCGATATTATACTAGATAAATCTAATATTACTATAGGAGAAAACTACTTTGATGTTCTTGCTGTAAACAGTGAACTATGTTTTAGTGAAAGCGTGCAAACAAGCAAAACCAACGAACGCTTTACTACCGATGACTTTGTGTTTCATCAAGGTTTTATAGATGGATTGGGATTAACGCTTAATGAAAATCATATCGTAAATCAAATTATTTATTTGGATGACAAACATAAATGGCGCAAGCAACTTGATAAGAAAGTAGAAGAACTTAACAAAAGCTCAAATTTCGGTTCACAGAACAAAGTTGTTCTTTCTAAGATTCAACACATTTTAAAACAAATAAATGCCGATGACCAAACACGTGTTATTAGAGGACATTTAAATATTATTTACTGGGATAAGGAAGCCCATCAGCTAGAAAAGATTGCCTCTAAAATTAAAACAGAATTTAAAGAACTAGATATCAACCCTTATTACCCAAAAGGTGAGGAACGTAAAAATTATATTTTAAACAGTTACTGTTGCTTTTCTGCTAATTTTTCGGATGACGATTTGTATGTTACCGATTTAAAACATGCCTTATGCCTGTTCATCAACAATAGCAATTACAAATCTGACGCAACAGGAATCATTTTTAACGATAGAGTTCATAACACCCCAATTTTAAAGGATGTTTGGGATGAATCTAAAAAGCGGATCAAAGCGAGAAACTTTGCCATATTTGCCCCAACTGGGGAAGGCAAATCGTTCTTAGCCAATAATATTCTAAGACAGTATTTTGAAAGTGGTGTGCGCCTAGTCATCATAGATTTAGGAGGTTCCTATACCAAATTCGCTAAACTCTATCCAGAGAACTACACCGTTTTACGATATGAAAGCGGAAAAAATTTAGGCATCAATCCCTTTTTCATCAGTGATATTAATGATCTAACTCCTGAACGATTAGAAGATTTATCTGTTTTTCTTTTTGAACTCTTCGCATCAGACATAAAGGTTACCAAAGCGCAATCGGTATCAGTGAAAAAAATTCTACGCCATTATTATGAAAGTACTTCTATAGATCATTCGTTAGACGGTTTCTATAAGTTCATTGAGAATCATCAAACATCCCTTTTAAAGGAACTTAAAATCCATCCTGACTACTTCAATGTTACAAGTTTTCTACATGTAATGTCGGAGTATGTTGGCGATGGTCTATACAGTTTTCTTTTTGAGGTCAGCGAAGACCAAACCTATAAAATTGAAGACAAGCGATTGATTGTTTTTGAATTGGATGAAGTCAAGGATAACAAAGAAATACTTTCTGTAATGCTTAAGCTCATTAAATCCGCAATTCAAAGAACGATTTGGAAGAATAGAGCAGAAAAAGGCATTATCCTCTTTGATGAATTTGCAAAGCAATTAAAGTTCGACAATGTTTTAGAGAGTGTTGAATTTTACTACCAAGCTATTAGAAAACAAAATGGATCTATTGGCATCATTCTTCAATCCATCAATCAATTACCTAACAATTCTACATCGGCAAGTATTCTAGAAAACACCCAGGTGATTTACAGCTTAAACAATGAAAAAGGCTATGATGAACTACAGAAAAGATTAAACCTTTCCAGTCATGATTTAAACCAATTAAAATCTATTAAAAACAATCTGACCGGACCTAGAAAATACACCGAAATGTTTATCAAAATAGGAAAAGAGAGTAACATATTTCGGCTAGAAGTTCCGAAGGAAGTATACGCAGCTTACCTCACGGATGGTAAAGAAAACGATGCTATCATGGCCCTTTTTAAAAAACATAATTGCATGGAAAAAGCTATTAACGAATTCATCCAGACTGAATATTAA
- a CDS encoding DUF262 domain-containing protein: protein MSKNNFGVTRETIGKVYIEPKNKFRIPRFQRQYTWEEKQIEEFWETMISEIPVFIGTIIFDTRDLEDNNIIEIIDGQQRYLTIQIFGSVVRNILRKEGVIEKHPKYIAWANGINKKIIGSQDTYDEDTFYDYLIPGDSIKSFFKTHIQDNPPIEITETLKVNKNSEEERVKKAYLKFHSLISKEIESLTFEKKFIFLKDLVDNKLSKHFFVKIEIENEELAYEIFETVNAKGVDLSVADLIKNQIFKNVVGADDKHLDSAKEKWSQILESLDSIEFSLKDFLSYYWTSKYEYVSDKKLYSAIREKFKSNTKYWESFLNDLKSNAGYLKLIVSGSIEDIESHFGNDKGEALKVYNSLRVLRSTKAKTWIILYLSLFRNLDSTGSKRANIPLLLSNRWEIIQKFTFLYFQILSMPGNWYFKLISDIAKKVEQYSFDKKVKKDFVELFKNELFTQFKTRLTSYETFEEGFKTIQYKDDQKSRIIIRYVLNELENKIGGNTDEGYDENKVSIEHILPRDPKEWKVTKTLIKPYVNTIGNLTLISKKLNGQLGNNRIDEKIKIIEGSNSKLSLIKDLIVKVNSHEWDFQKISSDKDFEAIEKRLEYYSKKGHQIWNDDLKIKMGFN from the coding sequence ATGTCAAAAAATAATTTTGGAGTAACTAGAGAAACAATCGGTAAAGTTTATATCGAACCTAAGAATAAATTTAGAATTCCAAGATTTCAAAGACAATACACTTGGGAGGAAAAACAAATTGAAGAATTTTGGGAAACAATGATTTCTGAAATTCCTGTTTTCATTGGTACAATTATATTTGATACGAGAGATTTAGAAGATAACAATATCATTGAAATAATTGATGGTCAACAGAGGTACTTGACAATCCAAATTTTTGGATCTGTAGTCAGAAATATTTTAAGAAAAGAAGGTGTAATAGAAAAGCATCCAAAATATATTGCTTGGGCAAACGGTATAAATAAAAAAATTATTGGCTCACAAGATACATATGATGAAGACACATTTTATGATTATTTAATACCTGGCGATTCTATCAAATCATTTTTTAAAACCCATATTCAAGATAATCCACCAATTGAAATCACAGAAACACTTAAAGTCAATAAGAATTCTGAGGAAGAACGTGTTAAAAAAGCATATTTAAAGTTTCATAGTTTAATTTCAAAAGAAATTGAAAGCTTAACTTTTGAAAAGAAGTTTATATTTCTTAAAGATTTAGTAGATAATAAATTAAGTAAACACTTCTTTGTTAAAATTGAAATTGAAAACGAGGAACTGGCGTATGAAATTTTCGAAACAGTTAATGCTAAAGGAGTAGATTTAAGTGTTGCGGACTTAATAAAAAATCAAATTTTTAAAAATGTAGTTGGTGCTGATGATAAACATCTTGACAGTGCTAAAGAAAAATGGTCTCAAATATTAGAATCTTTAGATAGCATAGAGTTTTCTTTAAAAGATTTTCTAAGTTACTATTGGACTTCAAAATATGAATATGTTTCTGATAAAAAATTATATTCAGCTATTCGAGAAAAATTTAAATCCAATACAAAATATTGGGAATCGTTTTTAAATGACTTAAAAAGTAATGCAGGATACTTAAAACTAATCGTTTCAGGAAGCATTGAAGATATCGAGTCTCATTTTGGTAATGACAAAGGTGAGGCATTAAAGGTTTATAATAGTCTACGCGTTTTAAGAAGTACTAAGGCGAAGACTTGGATTATATTATACTTGTCACTATTTAGAAATCTAGACTCTACTGGAAGCAAAAGGGCTAATATACCTTTATTACTTTCAAATAGATGGGAAATCATTCAGAAATTTACATTTCTTTATTTTCAAATTCTTAGTATGCCAGGAAACTGGTATTTTAAATTAATAAGTGACATTGCAAAAAAAGTAGAACAATATTCTTTTGATAAGAAAGTTAAAAAAGACTTTGTTGAATTATTTAAAAATGAATTATTTACTCAATTTAAAACAAGGTTAACTTCATATGAAACTTTTGAAGAAGGCTTTAAAACTATACAATACAAAGACGACCAAAAGTCTAGAATAATAATTCGATATGTTTTAAATGAACTAGAAAATAAAATAGGTGGAAATACTGACGAAGGTTATGATGAAAACAAAGTTAGTATCGAACATATTTTACCTAGAGATCCTAAAGAATGGAAAGTAACTAAAACACTAATTAAACCTTACGTCAATACTATAGGAAATTTAACCTTAATAAGTAAAAAGTTGAATGGACAACTTGGAAATAATAGAATTGATGAAAAAATTAAAATTATTGAAGGCAGTAATTCTAAACTAAGTCTTATTAAAGATTTAATTGTTAAAGTTAATTCACATGAATGGGATTTTCAAAAAATATCGTCGGATAAAGATTTTGAAGCAATTGAAAAAAGATTAGAATACTATTCTAAAAAAGGACATCAAATTTGGAATGATGACTTAAAAATAAAAATGGGTTTCAATTGA
- a CDS encoding P-loop NTPase family protein, whose translation MVNPSKIDEGGVQYSIGQFDGKTVTYDFNKILIYLDAKGKLLFGKEFKIYDDDHRVIFKLCNYFIKDEEMCAKNGIDPNKGILLTGPVGCGKTSLMRLLRHIVPLQRPYQVIPARNIVFGFNHIGYKIIEDYGDGQFYCFDDLGVEPIGRHYGKNCNVMGEVLLSRYDLFLKANLKTHATTNLSAQELEDMYGNRVRSRMRQLFNLVAFDENTNDKRK comes from the coding sequence ATGGTGAACCCCTCTAAAATAGATGAAGGTGGAGTTCAATACTCCATTGGGCAATTTGATGGAAAGACCGTCACTTACGATTTCAATAAGATTTTGATTTATTTGGACGCTAAAGGAAAACTACTTTTTGGAAAGGAGTTTAAAATCTATGATGATGACCATAGAGTAATTTTTAAACTCTGCAACTACTTTATAAAAGACGAAGAAATGTGTGCAAAAAACGGAATAGACCCCAACAAAGGTATTTTACTTACTGGTCCTGTTGGTTGTGGCAAAACCAGCTTAATGCGATTACTACGGCATATTGTACCGTTGCAACGACCTTATCAAGTAATTCCCGCAAGAAATATTGTATTCGGATTCAACCATATTGGGTATAAAATTATAGAAGATTATGGCGATGGACAGTTCTATTGTTTTGATGATTTAGGTGTTGAACCCATTGGTAGACACTATGGTAAGAACTGTAATGTAATGGGCGAAGTTCTTTTATCACGATACGATTTGTTTCTAAAAGCAAACCTAAAGACCCATGCCACCACAAACTTAAGCGCACAAGAATTGGAAGACATGTATGGTAACAGAGTACGAAGCCGTATGCGGCAATTATTTAACCTGGTGGCTTTTGATGAAAATACAAATGATAAGCGCAAATAA